Proteins from one Pseudodesulfovibrio sp. JC047 genomic window:
- a CDS encoding NUDIX domain-containing protein has translation MIFNKKPLGTERDTQPLEVVDAHNRPLAVLPKTAIHRQLLKHRSVQVIVLDPVGKIFLQKRNTMKPFFPGRWDISVRTHPRAGEASYDAGLRALKNELNLDVERLQFLKELPAGPETGFEHISLYTVPKNTHPITPNPDEVAEGFYYSQEELNCLIKEFRELLTPNLVVLWETGLLATL, from the coding sequence ATGATTTTCAATAAAAAACCGCTCGGCACAGAACGTGATACCCAACCACTTGAAGTGGTCGACGCACACAATCGCCCGCTGGCAGTCCTTCCAAAAACAGCCATTCATCGCCAGCTTTTGAAGCACCGTTCGGTCCAAGTCATTGTCTTGGACCCCGTCGGCAAAATTTTTCTGCAAAAACGAAACACCATGAAGCCCTTTTTCCCCGGGCGATGGGATATTTCAGTCCGAACCCATCCCCGAGCTGGAGAAGCTTCATACGACGCAGGACTTCGCGCACTAAAAAATGAACTCAATCTGGACGTTGAACGCCTTCAATTCTTGAAGGAACTTCCGGCTGGGCCGGAAACTGGATTCGAGCATATCAGCCTGTATACCGTGCCCAAGAACACCCACCCAATCACACCCAATCCGGATGAAGTCGCTGAAGGATTTTATTATTCCCAGGAAGAACTCAATTGTCTGATCAAAGAATTTCGAGAACTTTTAACACCCAATCTGGTTGTTCTCTGGGAAACAGGGCTTCTCGCGACCCTTTAA
- the rimI gene encoding ribosomal protein S18-alanine N-acetyltransferase: MYDDVVVLGEKDVQDLIELEALCFAYHWTREQFLLGLSRKAFVVLGIRDRAVLSGYIAFSMIEDEMEILNIAVRPQYRRRGLAAKLLAKSLAACEEHHITKSFLDVKISNEPALSLYRKFGYKKIGVRKKYYPDTKEDALLFRYDFPTKD; encoded by the coding sequence ATGTACGATGATGTTGTTGTGTTGGGAGAAAAGGATGTGCAGGACCTCATTGAATTGGAGGCCCTGTGTTTCGCCTACCATTGGACGCGAGAGCAGTTTCTTTTGGGGCTGTCGCGAAAGGCTTTTGTCGTGCTCGGCATTCGAGACCGTGCCGTCTTATCCGGGTACATTGCTTTTTCAATGATTGAAGACGAGATGGAAATTCTCAATATTGCAGTCCGTCCCCAGTACAGAAGGCGCGGTTTGGCTGCGAAATTGTTGGCGAAAAGTTTGGCGGCATGCGAGGAGCATCACATCACGAAAAGTTTTCTGGATGTCAAGATATCCAATGAACCAGCCTTGTCACTGTATAGGAAATTCGGGTACAAAAAAATTGGTGTGCGTAAAAAATACTATCCGGACACCAAGGAAGACGCGTTACTTTTCAGGTATGATTTCCCAACGAAAGATTGA
- a CDS encoding phosphoglycerate kinase — MLFIDQVAIAGKKLLFRVDFNVPLENGVITDDNRIQAAIPTLKYALDKGASIIICAHLGKPKGQVVPELSLAPVAQRTGELLGVDIELIPGLLGASAVEKAAVLQPGQVLMVDNLRYNPEETGKTAAERGDFGQRLAALADIYVNDAFGVAHRENASVVDIPQFIPSCGGFLLKKEQEFLGDALLDPKRPYVCISGGAKVSTKLGILTNLLGKVDDIIIGGAMANTFMLAKGYEVGRSLVEKDLVDNARAIMDKAESMGSRLHLPVDYVYADSVGATEAGGVCAADAIPADAVVLDIGPETIKRFVVVLARSKTVVWNGPMGLFETPAFAKGSQAVCEAIANLDDALSIVGGGDTDAVVHSMHLADKVSFISTGGGSFLEFLEGKELPAFTALKESLNS, encoded by the coding sequence ATGCTTTTTATAGATCAAGTTGCGATTGCGGGGAAAAAATTGCTTTTTCGTGTGGACTTCAATGTCCCGCTTGAAAATGGCGTGATTACGGATGACAACCGTATTCAGGCTGCAATCCCAACGCTGAAATATGCGTTGGACAAAGGGGCTTCGATCATCATTTGCGCACATTTGGGGAAACCCAAAGGGCAGGTGGTGCCGGAACTCTCTTTGGCTCCGGTTGCGCAACGCACTGGGGAATTGCTTGGCGTTGACATCGAGTTGATTCCCGGCCTGCTGGGAGCCAGCGCGGTTGAAAAAGCGGCTGTGCTTCAGCCTGGTCAGGTTTTGATGGTGGACAATCTCCGGTATAATCCTGAAGAGACAGGGAAGACCGCGGCCGAGCGGGGCGATTTTGGTCAACGACTTGCCGCACTTGCCGATATCTATGTCAATGACGCGTTTGGCGTTGCCCATCGTGAAAACGCTTCAGTCGTGGATATTCCCCAATTTATCCCGAGTTGCGGTGGCTTCCTGTTGAAAAAAGAACAGGAATTTCTTGGTGACGCCCTGCTTGATCCCAAACGACCATATGTCTGTATTTCTGGTGGGGCAAAGGTTTCTACCAAGCTGGGAATTTTGACGAATCTGCTGGGCAAGGTTGATGATATCATCATTGGCGGTGCCATGGCGAATACCTTCATGCTCGCCAAGGGATACGAAGTTGGCCGTTCTTTGGTGGAAAAGGATCTGGTTGATAACGCCCGAGCCATTATGGACAAGGCGGAATCAATGGGGTCACGGCTTCATTTACCCGTGGATTATGTGTATGCTGACTCGGTTGGTGCGACTGAAGCTGGCGGAGTCTGCGCTGCGGACGCCATCCCTGCTGATGCCGTCGTTCTTGATATCGGCCCGGAAACGATCAAGCGATTCGTGGTTGTTCTTGCCCGATCCAAGACCGTGGTGTGGAATGGTCCTATGGGATTATTTGAAACACCAGCCTTTGCCAAAGGGTCGCAGGCAGTGTGTGAAGCCATTGCCAACCTTGATGACGCATTGAGCATTGTGGGAGGTGGCGACACAGACGCGGTTGTCCATTCCATGCACCTCGCTGACAAAGTGAGTTTCATTTCAACAGGAGGAGGGTCCTTCCTTGAGTTTCTCGAAGGAAAGGAATTACCCGCTTTCACGGCACTGAAGGAGAGCTTGAATTCATGA
- the tpiA gene encoding triose-phosphate isomerase — MKKLMAANWKMYKTWDEARDTAEALVKLTAPALSDDREVLVFPPFTALKGVADIVAGQKGFFVGGQDFYSAEEGAFTGEISPGMLEDAGASYGLTGHSERRHILGEDDAYIGQKTAYGLANGLNVILCVGEKIEERKGGSVEAVLERQIRAGVKDVPTDIAPNRLSIAYEPVWAIGTGEVAGPREIEDAHAFVRKILISVFGKKANEMRILYGGSVKPANCSEIIALDNVDGVLVGGASLDGESFSQIALA, encoded by the coding sequence ATGAAAAAACTCATGGCTGCCAATTGGAAAATGTACAAGACTTGGGACGAAGCCCGGGACACGGCGGAAGCGTTGGTCAAACTGACGGCTCCAGCCCTTTCTGATGACAGGGAAGTGCTCGTTTTTCCGCCATTTACCGCATTGAAAGGTGTGGCCGACATTGTGGCCGGTCAAAAAGGTTTTTTTGTTGGCGGTCAAGATTTTTATAGTGCGGAAGAAGGGGCTTTTACCGGAGAAATTTCTCCCGGAATGCTTGAAGATGCCGGGGCCTCATATGGGCTGACGGGACACTCTGAACGGCGGCACATTCTGGGTGAGGATGATGCGTATATCGGGCAAAAAACAGCGTATGGACTTGCCAACGGACTCAACGTCATTTTGTGTGTCGGAGAAAAAATCGAAGAACGAAAGGGCGGTTCGGTCGAGGCTGTTCTCGAAAGACAAATCCGAGCCGGAGTGAAAGATGTCCCGACAGATATTGCGCCGAATCGACTCAGTATTGCCTATGAACCTGTTTGGGCGATCGGTACCGGAGAAGTCGCTGGACCTCGTGAAATTGAAGATGCCCATGCTTTTGTCAGGAAAATCCTTATTTCTGTTTTTGGAAAAAAAGCCAATGAAATGAGGATATTATATGGTGGAAGTGTCAAACCGGCCAATTGCTCGGAGATTATTGCGCTTGACAATGTCGATGGAGTATTGGTAGGAGGCGCGAGCTTAGACGGTGAAAGCTTCAGTCAGATTGCTTTGGCCTGA
- the secG gene encoding preprotein translocase subunit SecG has protein sequence MDTLVIVIHVLACIFLIGAVMLQSGHEGMGVIFGGGSSTMFGSSGAGGLLVKVTAGLATVFLVTSLGYNILSGNKVADEDSIMLQSDTVETTAPAEPVKPGITFQDTGDAKSE, from the coding sequence GTGGATACCTTGGTCATAGTCATTCATGTTTTGGCTTGCATCTTTTTGATCGGTGCAGTAATGCTGCAATCCGGCCACGAAGGGATGGGAGTCATTTTCGGCGGCGGAAGCAGTACAATGTTTGGAAGCTCCGGCGCGGGTGGACTTTTAGTGAAAGTCACCGCAGGTCTGGCAACGGTTTTCCTTGTTACGTCATTGGGATACAATATCCTGAGTGGAAACAAGGTCGCTGATGAAGACTCCATCATGTTGCAAAGCGACACGGTAGAGACAACAGCTCCGGCCGAACCTGTGAAGCCGGGTATTACGTTCCAGGATACTGGAGACGCCAAGAGCGAATAG
- a CDS encoding pentapeptide repeat-containing protein, whose protein sequence is MVFFQDNTYENTVFEEIKLTETETVTGVEFYNCTFTNSSFQSCRFVECSFDNCEFIRCNLSLIEIPSTSFLGVRFMDCKMLGVNWSGTGGFLSASYDGCLMDNSLFADMNLTRFKFSNCSLVEASFSSVKMRYSVFDDCDLKRCQFHQADLSFADFTTAYNYYMNSTTNTLHKTQYSLPEAVSLLANLGIVLK, encoded by the coding sequence GTGGTTTTTTTTCAAGACAATACCTATGAAAACACGGTTTTCGAAGAGATCAAACTGACCGAGACCGAGACCGTGACTGGTGTTGAATTCTACAATTGTACATTCACGAATTCCTCGTTTCAATCCTGTCGGTTCGTTGAATGTTCTTTTGACAATTGCGAATTTATTCGATGCAATCTCTCCCTGATCGAAATACCTTCAACGTCTTTTTTGGGTGTCCGGTTCATGGATTGTAAGATGCTTGGGGTGAATTGGAGCGGCACAGGAGGATTTTTGTCGGCATCGTATGACGGATGCCTCATGGACAATTCCCTTTTTGCCGATATGAATCTCACTCGATTCAAGTTTTCGAACTGTTCGTTGGTTGAAGCATCTTTTTCCAGCGTGAAAATGCGGTACTCGGTGTTTGATGACTGTGATTTGAAACGATGCCAGTTCCATCAAGCTGATTTGAGTTTTGCGGATTTCACTACGGCATATAATTATTATATGAATTCGACGACCAATACGCTTCATAAGACACAATATTCATTGCCAGAAGCTGTTTCTTTGCTCGCTAATTTGGGAATTGTTCTTAAATAA
- a CDS encoding outer membrane beta-barrel protein: protein MRFRAVSTILFLVIFNAGFAAAQSNDIASWDGQYVGFGIGGAWGKADPEVQTQKGTYFITTDPDQLDPEGSRNMYGSDLSGNVFFGFNGQKDRFVYGVEGNLSLSKYDETHHSGNVTYLTLPTDSFSITTKVKSDWAVSIRPRVGYALEKSLIYITAGPILRRFEYDFTFTDTEGGGKSLHFNKEAWKLGLIGGLGYEHKLLNDWSVRTEYLFSTYTNIIDGDSRLASYPEDGFKHDLDFTEHSLCIGISKRF from the coding sequence ATGAGATTTCGCGCTGTTAGCACTATCCTGTTTCTTGTCATTTTCAACGCAGGCTTTGCAGCCGCCCAATCCAACGACATCGCATCCTGGGACGGGCAGTACGTGGGGTTTGGAATCGGTGGAGCTTGGGGAAAAGCCGATCCTGAAGTCCAGACCCAGAAAGGCACTTATTTCATCACAACTGACCCTGACCAATTGGACCCGGAAGGCTCGCGCAATATGTACGGCTCCGATCTGAGCGGAAACGTTTTTTTTGGATTCAACGGCCAGAAAGATAGATTTGTATATGGGGTCGAGGGAAATTTGTCCTTGAGCAAGTATGACGAGACCCACCACTCTGGAAATGTTACTTACCTGACCTTGCCCACCGACTCCTTTTCCATCACCACCAAAGTCAAATCCGACTGGGCAGTCAGCATCCGGCCCCGCGTAGGCTATGCCCTTGAGAAATCCCTGATTTACATAACTGCCGGACCGATCCTCAGGCGTTTTGAATACGACTTTACCTTTACCGACACAGAAGGTGGTGGCAAATCGCTACACTTCAATAAAGAAGCATGGAAACTGGGGCTTATCGGAGGACTCGGCTACGAACATAAGCTTCTGAACGACTGGTCTGTCAGAACCGAATACCTGTTCTCCACCTACACGAATATTATTGATGGCGACTCTCGATTGGCAAGCTATCCGGAAGACGGGTTCAAACACGACCTGGACTTCACCGAACACAGCCTGTGCATCGGTATATCCAAACGATTCTAG
- a CDS encoding tetratricopeptide repeat protein, with product MKLSLSFCASLLCLFVFGTNSLAAPQQSFQQWLEHYRAWDRLEKEYAAEKTDETPQDVLKRAQVYLNLNSPAQALEIIEMTAAFDDKKLEAERLWIGGQAFRGLGDLSKAVLWFTQATRFMDASTSNKRLKAEPQLETIWHDVWLKMYWSYTANHTLSRASQKEALLQVLSVGQQVWKDSFWDKAQVLLEGKSLQLKEENKENTEVTLAQAPFLSVDETNIIAQSMASVSLSKFEAANKQLDQLSLDPVRFFWKAVVLFLENGTLPADLAPFISGNYLKAHAFWAGNMLAPYSTSKETWFLGNPHSGPWNQFKNNLLAMPLDDANKAIDNELRSMLISEQTTALLSNFKLALTLSNGDFSTAKNVWNSLNKRTLPISLQLAGLLSFKENLNNVLPSNPTEAYALSPILTALSGAAGHDIHPLTEAPFWMAFSPKELAQLSNELFPLDKLLLLAHWQKRFEKKPSQSLAKRAAFLFENASFGIQGLLYLANDAAKAKHLQLSAFYLNKIEEPALPANLKVSWLDIKTRIELNAGRQGAALQTYQDMVATGEPIPVMTRLRMALLYQQRKDYKTAQKELLAMWDVKESMTTALQAETLFWLGEGEYGMRHPEKALDYYLKLAWQYPKENIWALTAMYRAALIYEKRGKYDTAKRLLGTVVRNAGRKEQREAAKARIDAIEKKSGTKKASTSALVYPF from the coding sequence ATGAAACTTTCACTCTCCTTTTGCGCTTCACTGCTCTGTTTATTTGTTTTCGGGACTAATAGTCTGGCCGCCCCACAACAAAGCTTTCAACAATGGCTTGAACATTATCGAGCTTGGGATCGGCTGGAAAAAGAATACGCTGCTGAAAAGACAGACGAAACACCCCAAGACGTTTTAAAACGGGCGCAGGTGTATCTCAATCTGAATTCTCCGGCTCAGGCTCTTGAAATCATTGAAATGACCGCTGCCTTCGACGACAAAAAACTCGAAGCCGAACGTCTGTGGATCGGCGGACAGGCATTCAGAGGTCTTGGAGACCTCTCCAAAGCGGTCCTGTGGTTTACCCAGGCCACACGGTTCATGGATGCATCAACAAGCAATAAACGGCTCAAAGCAGAACCACAACTTGAAACTATCTGGCATGATGTCTGGCTCAAAATGTATTGGTCCTATACGGCCAATCACACACTATCCCGAGCTTCTCAAAAGGAAGCCCTTCTTCAGGTTCTCTCTGTCGGGCAACAGGTTTGGAAAGATTCTTTCTGGGACAAGGCTCAGGTTCTTCTTGAAGGTAAGTCTTTACAATTAAAAGAAGAAAACAAGGAAAATACAGAAGTCACCCTGGCTCAAGCCCCTTTTCTCTCCGTTGACGAGACCAACATCATCGCCCAGTCCATGGCATCGGTTTCCTTGAGCAAATTTGAGGCTGCCAACAAACAGCTCGATCAGCTTTCCCTGGATCCTGTACGATTTTTTTGGAAAGCCGTGGTCCTTTTCCTTGAAAACGGAACACTTCCCGCTGACCTAGCCCCTTTTATTTCAGGCAATTATCTCAAAGCACACGCATTCTGGGCCGGCAATATGCTAGCTCCTTATTCTACATCTAAAGAGACATGGTTTCTCGGCAATCCTCATTCCGGGCCATGGAATCAATTCAAAAACAATTTGTTGGCCATGCCACTTGATGATGCCAATAAAGCTATTGATAATGAATTACGGTCCATGTTGATTTCCGAACAGACAACCGCCCTGCTTTCAAACTTCAAATTGGCGTTAACGCTCTCGAATGGGGATTTTTCCACAGCAAAGAATGTCTGGAATTCCCTGAATAAACGAACACTTCCGATTTCATTACAATTGGCAGGACTTCTTTCCTTCAAGGAAAACTTGAACAATGTTCTCCCCTCAAATCCCACTGAAGCCTATGCACTCTCCCCTATTCTCACAGCCCTGTCCGGAGCCGCTGGTCATGACATCCATCCATTGACAGAAGCTCCCTTCTGGATGGCGTTTTCTCCCAAGGAACTTGCTCAACTGTCAAACGAGCTATTCCCTTTGGACAAATTATTGTTGCTTGCCCACTGGCAGAAACGTTTCGAGAAAAAACCCTCCCAATCCTTGGCCAAACGTGCCGCATTCCTTTTTGAAAATGCATCATTCGGGATTCAAGGATTGCTCTATCTGGCCAACGACGCGGCCAAGGCAAAACATTTGCAGCTCAGTGCCTTTTACTTGAATAAAATCGAGGAACCAGCACTTCCGGCGAATCTAAAGGTATCCTGGTTGGATATCAAAACTCGCATTGAATTAAATGCCGGTCGACAGGGAGCGGCCTTGCAAACTTACCAGGATATGGTTGCAACGGGAGAACCGATCCCAGTCATGACTCGTTTGCGCATGGCCCTGCTTTATCAGCAGAGAAAGGATTACAAAACCGCACAGAAGGAACTTTTGGCCATGTGGGATGTCAAAGAATCCATGACAACCGCGTTGCAGGCAGAAACCCTTTTCTGGCTTGGCGAGGGAGAATACGGCATGCGTCATCCGGAAAAGGCCCTGGACTATTACCTCAAACTGGCCTGGCAGTATCCAAAGGAGAACATCTGGGCACTGACAGCGATGTATCGTGCTGCCCTGATTTACGAAAAGCGAGGCAAATACGACACGGCCAAACGGTTGCTTGGTACGGTTGTCCGCAATGCCGGTCGCAAGGAGCAGCGCGAAGCTGCCAAGGCACGCATTGATGCCATCGAAAAGAAAAGTGGCACGAAAAAGGCCAGCACAAGTGCTTTAGTCTACCCTTTCTGA
- a CDS encoding YHS domain-containing protein — MLKFLVIGAAIFLVYKLFMGDKKKKEMNNEKVIKDKVASGEMVKDPVCGTYVEKDSSIRVREGDTVHMFCSYECRDKFLKQIQAPSIEKDEE, encoded by the coding sequence ATGCTGAAATTCCTGGTCATTGGCGCAGCTATTTTCCTTGTTTACAAGCTCTTCATGGGAGACAAAAAGAAAAAGGAAATGAACAACGAAAAGGTCATCAAAGATAAAGTGGCCTCCGGTGAAATGGTCAAAGACCCGGTATGCGGCACCTATGTCGAAAAAGACAGCTCCATTCGAGTCCGGGAAGGGGACACGGTCCACATGTTTTGTTCCTATGAATGCCGGGACAAGTTTTTGAAGCAAATTCAGGCACCGAGCATCGAAAAAGACGAAGAATAA
- the folK gene encoding 2-amino-4-hydroxy-6-hydroxymethyldihydropteridine diphosphokinase: MCYVSLGSNVGDTEDNLNEALIKLEDYGDEIRLRGVSEYYTTEPQGEVTDQPWFTNQIIGLEIDAEIWSAQGFLSTCMAIEAKMGRERSVKGGPRPLDMDIIAWGDVTMEMDFLTLPHPRAKERAFVLVPLKEIAPNFIFPDGTSIDAALDAIEYKLDGHTIWQKA; this comes from the coding sequence ATGTGCTATGTCAGCCTTGGCTCCAACGTCGGAGACACGGAAGACAATCTGAACGAAGCACTGATAAAGCTCGAAGACTATGGCGATGAAATTCGTCTCAGAGGCGTCTCTGAATACTACACGACCGAACCGCAAGGCGAAGTCACGGATCAACCATGGTTCACCAACCAGATAATCGGCCTTGAAATCGACGCTGAAATCTGGTCGGCACAGGGATTCCTGTCCACATGTATGGCCATTGAAGCAAAAATGGGCCGAGAACGATCCGTAAAGGGTGGTCCACGACCTCTGGACATGGATATTATCGCCTGGGGTGACGTCACCATGGAGATGGACTTTTTGACGTTGCCGCATCCACGGGCCAAGGAAAGGGCGTTTGTTCTGGTTCCTTTGAAGGAAATCGCACCGAACTTCATTTTCCCGGACGGAACATCCATTGATGCGGCTCTGGATGCCATCGAGTACAAACTCGATGGCCACACCATTTGGCAAAAAGCTTAA
- a CDS encoding LL-diaminopimelate aminotransferase produces the protein MSHFTLADRLSSLPPYLFAAIDKAKAEVAANGMDIISLGIGDPDLPTPEFIIEALYEGAKKPVNHQYPSYVGMPAYRQAVADWYKQRFDVDLDAQTEVVSLIGSKEGIAHFPLAYINPGDLALVATPNYPVYGVATEFAGGVVEYLPLLEENDFLVDLDAISNDTWAKAKMIFVCYPNNPTAATATKEFYDRLIEKAREFNVIVISDAAYTEIYYDPKNRPISIMECEHAKDVCIEFHSLSKTYNMTGWRVGMAVGNSDLVAGLGKIKENVDSGIFQAVQEAGIAALRHGEPHAEKFRAIYKERRDVVSAALNKAGIKHRVPDASFYLWCNVPEGNNSSEFVTNVLKQTGVVLTPGNGFGTPGEGYFRISLTVNNDLLEEAVSRISKL, from the coding sequence ATGTCTCATTTTACATTGGCTGACCGCCTTTCCTCGCTGCCCCCATATCTTTTCGCGGCCATCGACAAGGCCAAAGCGGAAGTGGCCGCCAACGGTATGGATATTATCAGTCTGGGAATTGGTGATCCCGATCTGCCCACCCCTGAATTCATCATTGAGGCGCTGTACGAAGGGGCGAAAAAGCCTGTCAATCACCAATATCCGTCCTATGTCGGAATGCCCGCCTATCGTCAGGCTGTGGCAGACTGGTACAAACAACGTTTTGACGTGGACCTTGATGCCCAGACAGAAGTTGTCAGTCTGATCGGTTCCAAGGAAGGCATTGCCCATTTCCCGTTGGCATATATCAACCCCGGGGACTTGGCTCTCGTTGCGACTCCCAATTACCCGGTTTACGGCGTTGCCACGGAATTCGCCGGTGGAGTTGTTGAATACCTGCCTTTGTTGGAAGAAAACGATTTCCTAGTCGACCTGGATGCAATCAGCAACGACACCTGGGCCAAGGCCAAGATGATTTTCGTGTGCTATCCGAATAATCCGACTGCCGCCACAGCGACCAAGGAATTTTATGATCGGCTGATTGAAAAGGCCCGGGAATTCAACGTCATCGTCATTTCCGATGCCGCCTACACGGAAATCTACTATGATCCGAAAAACCGTCCCATTTCCATCATGGAATGCGAGCACGCAAAAGACGTGTGCATCGAATTCCATTCCCTGTCCAAAACCTACAACATGACCGGCTGGCGCGTCGGCATGGCAGTGGGGAATAGTGATCTCGTTGCCGGACTGGGCAAAATCAAGGAAAATGTGGATTCCGGCATTTTTCAGGCGGTTCAGGAAGCCGGTATTGCCGCGCTTCGTCATGGCGAACCCCATGCGGAAAAATTTCGCGCCATCTACAAGGAACGCAGGGATGTGGTCAGCGCCGCTTTGAACAAAGCGGGCATCAAGCACCGTGTTCCCGACGCATCCTTTTATCTTTGGTGCAATGTTCCTGAAGGAAACAACTCGTCGGAATTCGTGACGAACGTTCTGAAACAGACAGGCGTTGTCCTCACACCCGGCAATGGTTTCGGCACGCCAGGGGAGGGATATTTCCGTATTTCCCTGACTGTCAATAACGATCTGCTTGAGGAGGCGGTATCCAGAATATCGAAACTATAA
- the xerD gene encoding site-specific tyrosine recombinase XerD yields the protein MNHKKFEKSSKNVTHPWVDRYLEFVLIEKGLSENSLSGYADDLHSLLTFLSEKSFSLEDLSDKTLFLYLTYLRAKGLKSRSLARHLSSLRGFFTFAVNEKWYKKDPGHLLENPKLPKKLPEFLTKEEISRILALPDTSTKLGMRDKVILELLYAAGLRVSELIAMKVLDFDPQVGLLKIFGKGAKERLIPIHYTAQEYLSQYIEFTRPSFKPVEDFMFLNRSGKGLTRQGVWKLIKKFATLAQIKRPISPHTFRHSFATHLLEGGADLRTVQLLLGHADISATEIYTHVESNRLKSLHQRYHPRSSM from the coding sequence GTGAATCACAAAAAATTTGAAAAATCATCGAAAAATGTCACGCATCCATGGGTTGATCGGTATCTGGAATTTGTCCTGATCGAAAAAGGACTCTCTGAGAATAGTCTGTCCGGGTATGCCGACGACCTGCATTCTTTGTTGACGTTTTTGAGCGAAAAATCTTTTTCCCTTGAAGATCTTTCTGACAAAACGCTTTTTTTATACCTGACGTATCTGCGGGCCAAAGGTTTGAAAAGTCGTTCACTGGCTCGGCATCTGTCCTCGTTGCGTGGCTTTTTTACCTTTGCGGTGAATGAAAAATGGTACAAGAAAGACCCCGGTCATCTTTTGGAAAATCCTAAATTACCCAAAAAACTTCCGGAATTTCTGACAAAAGAGGAAATCTCTCGAATTCTCGCCCTTCCCGACACGTCCACAAAGCTTGGGATGCGGGACAAGGTTATCCTGGAGCTGCTCTACGCGGCCGGATTACGAGTATCTGAATTGATCGCCATGAAAGTGTTGGATTTTGATCCCCAGGTGGGACTTCTCAAGATCTTTGGCAAGGGAGCCAAGGAACGGCTGATTCCGATTCACTACACCGCTCAGGAATATTTATCGCAATACATTGAATTCACACGCCCTTCGTTCAAGCCTGTCGAAGATTTCATGTTTTTGAATCGTTCGGGCAAGGGGCTGACCCGTCAAGGTGTCTGGAAGCTCATCAAGAAATTTGCTACATTGGCCCAGATAAAGCGACCAATATCGCCACATACCTTCCGCCATTCTTTTGCCACGCATCTTTTGGAAGGTGGTGCTGATTTGCGAACGGTCCAATTGCTTTTGGGGCACGCGGATATCAGTGCGACGGAAATTTATACCCATGTGGAGTCGAACAGGTTGAAAAGTTTGCATCAGCGGTATCATCCCCGCTCCTCAATGTAG